In Sulfitobacter sp. M39, the following proteins share a genomic window:
- a CDS encoding LacI family DNA-binding transcriptional regulator produces the protein MSSRKIKNMEEFAAVSGISRPTLSKFFNDPTSVRSSTRKRVEAALDRYDYRPNLYAMNQNRRLTKNIGVVVPHLADPFFAKIARTIEEHILRQGFRPVLLGSHGSPEMELENLENLRMLKPAGVLLAAFGRSSDHAQIQTFTAEVPTVLFDANIEKVGKAFIGSNNEQSVDLIVDYLCRTGEPPAFFEMKDPMNPNAYKRRAAYVRAMERLGQTPHLIQVGGEGWEFEEIGFREGTRVIRDRSLPSKTILCSNDRLAIGLLSAIFEAGMSVGIEAGHDFRVAGHDDHPFSRFTCPRLTTVSQDYEAIAEKSATTLLALIEADDSLDSRTETLFDGKLVLRGSA, from the coding sequence ATGAGCAGTCGGAAAATCAAAAATATGGAAGAGTTTGCCGCCGTCAGCGGGATCTCCCGTCCGACGCTTTCCAAGTTCTTCAACGACCCCACCAGCGTGCGTAGCAGCACCCGCAAGCGGGTTGAGGCAGCGCTGGACCGATATGATTATCGGCCCAATCTTTACGCCATGAACCAGAACCGCCGTTTGACCAAGAACATCGGCGTCGTGGTGCCGCATCTGGCCGACCCTTTCTTTGCCAAAATTGCCCGCACGATCGAAGAACACATCCTGCGTCAGGGCTTCCGGCCCGTCCTGCTTGGGTCGCACGGCAGCCCCGAGATGGAGCTGGAGAACCTCGAAAACCTGCGCATGTTGAAACCGGCGGGCGTATTGCTGGCCGCTTTCGGGCGCAGCTCTGACCACGCGCAGATCCAGACCTTTACCGCAGAGGTCCCTACCGTCCTGTTCGATGCGAACATCGAAAAGGTCGGCAAGGCGTTCATAGGTTCCAACAATGAACAAAGCGTTGATCTGATCGTCGACTACCTGTGCCGCACGGGCGAGCCGCCTGCGTTTTTCGAGATGAAAGACCCGATGAACCCCAACGCGTACAAACGGCGCGCGGCCTATGTCAGGGCGATGGAACGTCTGGGCCAGACGCCGCATCTGATCCAGGTCGGTGGCGAGGGATGGGAATTCGAAGAGATCGGGTTTCGCGAAGGCACCCGCGTGATCCGCGACCGAAGCCTGCCGTCGAAAACAATACTGTGCAGCAACGACCGTTTGGCCATCGGGCTGTTGTCCGCCATTTTCGAGGCGGGGATGAGCGTCGGGATTGAGGCAGGCCACGACTTCCGCGTCGCGGGCCATGACGACCATCCTTTCTCGCGCTTCACCTGCCCGCGCCTGACCACCGTGTCCCAAGACTACGAAGCCATTGCCGAGAAAAGCGCGACCACCCTGCTGGCGCTGATCGAGGCAGATGATTCTCTTGATTCGCGTACAGAGACGCTGTTTGACGGCAAGCTCGTGCTCAGGGGCTCCGCCTAG
- a CDS encoding Hint domain-containing protein, with the protein MPDLILETTDMTIFLNKLWLFGKTSTAEAEKTATEAPADGPNGIVDGNQQGNKIDASYNDDPSGDRVDGNDAVFGNVGSNDDIILARGGNDTVNAGLGNDTVVAGSGNDYVDGGKGNDILIGDGATKGNYGDTRESFEWSKAPDPSGDGSAIDDNDNLKGGFTQNTGTVNVTFELKSFSPRNNADQEFSDSKQFTGNVEGDAHGVNDNSSFESLANCTGETKFELRFDEAVGNVSFNVNDIDNGGAVKVLAYDASGKMIDVDLIANSSSSGVTLKDTDGKFGADKAISKGGDEGPSGSKYSVNVSIDGPVSRIEFIHTGETSSNSGVNVTDVFFDNPAALLADDDGTVGNDTLHGGEGDDIIFGDSAGLTKAQPVSKTVEPVSGADHTVLTWDLANVTVAGGSSPFQNSDVGSGDLSGKSFTINENSAPVAVGINDDDDKLNDNDNSQTLAKTTKLDGNTEYAGDKIIPEYSYIVRPEGAVDSSQDVTVYVVNFDGNDAVGFVTDKPLEIGKSYDFVSHNSNLPSIKYDHIAKTFTVSDDSTSPTDGTVGGDDVLTGGNGNDTIFGEGGNDSIEGNAGHDSIEGNHGDDTISGGTGDDTIYGDNNTGGASAPGGTTERESFEWDKAPDPHDNSAVDNNDNLGGGFVQDTGNVNVTFSVTGSSKTPETTFSTDQQKVHSITGDGQATNANSSLASLANQDGESATYRLDFSKDVTNISFRINDIDNASKVVIVAVGPDGTRTPIDVSTGGGIQAQNQDGVGGNETLISRGADGPDTDPSHSALVNISGPVDYLEITHTMDQSLSPGNHAGINITDVYFDAPVGGVDGGAGNDLLMGDEGDDLIDGGAGNDTLFGGDDEDTLIGGDGDDQLTGGEGKDNISGGAGKDTIFGGTNGDEVDGGAGGFNADPALNTDDDTLDLTGLNFRLRDLTPDDNGNGQNGTVDLYNDDGTSAGSFKFTEIENIIGTEYVGPVDGLDDSEAMTPGYTDAQGDQIDGTDGINDTIFGNGGDDTIDSGLGDDTVDGGAGDDRFTLTDGIDNDVIIGGETDETDGDVIDSTAVDDDLTVTFTAPEEGTLTDGADTTKFTEIENLELGGGDDTVTGSDGNENILTGGGNDVVEARGGHDVIDGQGGNDTIDGGTGDDTLTGGQGNDSLVGGEGDDVLTGNKPGVIGVPDTDVPLVPTPFDQDPNPNDDKDTLIGGAGNDTIDGGDDADYIDGGDDDDVIEGGIDNDTIYGGSGNDTITDIQGADSIFGGDGDDLINAGIDTFSDYENDQPTFGGKPNPFYETGDPNQEDGRDYVDGGSGNDTIRTGDDSDTIYGGTGQDYINAGIDDDLVYGEDGDDVIIGSHGSDSLYGGEGNDTIYGGFGPEPIAGYEGEEVDATDPQPNNGKDYIEGGAGKDVIYGEDDDDTIYGGADNDYIDGGIDDDLLDGGDGDDTIVGGQGDDTIVGAAGNDSMRGDAGRDTFTNVNGGDTIDGGAGTDETDYDVIDLRGSLSPGGGYRIVNVTEDTDPGDDTDGDSPNDGIDGTIVFTDASGTETGRLDFTNIEEIIPCFTPGTLIATPKGERRVEDLVVGDRVITRDNGIQEIRWVGAREMTGQELAHKAHLLPVLIRQGALGNNLPERDMLVSPNHRVLVANDKTALYFEEREVLVAAKHLTGLEGVDIVETSGTTYIHVMFDQHEVILSDGTWTESFQPGDMSLAGVGNAQRNEILELFPELATREGVDGYVAARRTLKKHEAKLLTK; encoded by the coding sequence GTGCCTGACCTGATTTTGGAGACGACCGATATGACCATCTTTTTGAATAAACTGTGGCTTTTTGGAAAAACCTCGACCGCCGAGGCCGAGAAAACCGCGACCGAGGCTCCGGCCGACGGGCCGAACGGGATCGTGGACGGCAACCAGCAGGGCAACAAGATCGACGCCAGCTATAATGATGACCCAAGCGGGGACCGTGTTGACGGCAACGACGCGGTTTTTGGCAACGTCGGGTCCAATGATGACATCATCCTCGCGCGTGGCGGCAATGATACGGTCAACGCTGGTTTGGGGAATGATACGGTCGTTGCAGGGTCGGGCAATGATTACGTCGACGGTGGTAAGGGCAACGACATCCTGATCGGTGATGGCGCGACCAAGGGCAACTACGGCGATACCCGCGAAAGCTTTGAATGGTCCAAGGCACCTGACCCATCTGGGGACGGCTCCGCGATCGACGACAATGACAACCTCAAGGGCGGGTTCACGCAGAACACCGGCACCGTAAACGTCACATTCGAGCTTAAAAGCTTTTCGCCGCGCAACAATGCGGATCAGGAATTCAGCGACAGCAAACAGTTCACTGGCAATGTCGAGGGCGATGCCCACGGCGTGAACGATAACAGCTCGTTTGAATCGCTGGCCAATTGCACGGGCGAAACAAAGTTCGAACTGCGGTTTGACGAGGCCGTGGGCAACGTGTCCTTCAACGTGAACGACATCGACAACGGCGGCGCTGTGAAGGTGCTTGCCTATGATGCGTCGGGCAAGATGATCGACGTTGATCTGATCGCCAACAGCAGTTCCAGCGGTGTGACGCTCAAAGACACTGACGGCAAGTTCGGTGCCGACAAGGCGATCAGCAAGGGCGGCGACGAAGGCCCCTCTGGCAGCAAGTATTCTGTCAACGTGTCCATCGACGGTCCCGTATCGCGGATCGAATTCATCCACACCGGTGAGACAAGCAGCAACTCTGGCGTCAACGTGACAGATGTTTTCTTCGACAACCCTGCGGCCTTGCTGGCGGATGACGACGGCACTGTCGGTAACGACACCCTGCACGGCGGCGAAGGCGATGACATCATCTTTGGCGATAGCGCCGGCCTGACCAAAGCGCAGCCCGTCTCGAAGACTGTTGAGCCTGTATCGGGTGCGGATCATACCGTTCTGACATGGGATCTGGCAAATGTGACGGTGGCTGGCGGTTCAAGCCCCTTCCAGAACAGCGATGTGGGCTCCGGCGATCTGTCTGGCAAGTCGTTCACCATCAACGAAAATTCAGCACCTGTCGCGGTTGGCATCAATGATGACGACGACAAGTTGAATGACAACGATAATTCGCAAACCCTGGCAAAGACCACCAAGTTGGACGGCAACACCGAATACGCCGGCGACAAGATCATCCCCGAGTATTCCTATATTGTGCGCCCCGAAGGCGCAGTAGATTCCTCGCAGGATGTGACAGTCTACGTCGTGAACTTTGACGGCAACGATGCCGTCGGCTTCGTGACAGACAAACCGCTGGAAATCGGCAAATCCTACGATTTCGTCAGCCACAACTCTAACCTGCCGTCGATCAAATACGACCACATCGCCAAAACCTTTACCGTGAGTGATGACAGCACGTCCCCAACCGATGGCACCGTTGGTGGCGACGATGTGCTGACCGGCGGAAATGGCAACGACACGATCTTTGGTGAAGGCGGCAACGACAGCATCGAAGGCAATGCGGGCCACGATTCGATCGAAGGCAACCACGGCGATGACACCATTTCCGGTGGCACCGGCGATGACACGATCTATGGCGACAACAACACCGGCGGCGCCTCTGCGCCCGGCGGCACGACAGAGCGTGAGAGCTTTGAGTGGGACAAGGCACCAGACCCCCACGACAACTCGGCTGTCGATAATAACGACAATCTGGGCGGTGGATTTGTTCAGGACACGGGCAACGTCAATGTGACCTTCTCGGTTACCGGCAGCAGCAAAACGCCCGAGACGACGTTCTCCACTGACCAGCAGAAGGTGCATTCGATCACCGGCGACGGTCAGGCGACCAATGCGAACAGCTCTTTGGCGTCTCTGGCGAACCAGGATGGCGAAAGCGCGACCTATCGCCTGGACTTCTCGAAGGATGTGACCAACATCAGCTTCCGCATCAATGACATTGATAACGCGTCGAAAGTTGTGATCGTGGCCGTTGGCCCCGATGGTACACGGACGCCGATTGACGTCAGCACAGGTGGCGGCATTCAGGCGCAGAACCAGGACGGCGTTGGCGGGAATGAAACGCTGATCAGCCGCGGTGCCGATGGCCCGGATACAGATCCAAGCCACTCGGCGCTGGTGAACATCTCGGGTCCGGTGGATTACCTTGAAATCACCCATACGATGGATCAAAGCCTGTCGCCCGGGAACCACGCGGGCATCAACATCACCGACGTCTATTTCGACGCGCCTGTGGGCGGCGTTGACGGGGGTGCTGGCAATGACCTGCTCATGGGCGACGAGGGCGATGACCTGATCGACGGCGGTGCGGGCAATGACACGCTGTTTGGCGGCGATGATGAAGATACGCTGATCGGCGGCGACGGTGATGACCAGCTCACTGGCGGCGAAGGCAAAGACAACATCAGCGGCGGCGCGGGCAAGGATACCATCTTTGGCGGCACCAACGGCGATGAGGTTGACGGTGGTGCAGGCGGCTTCAATGCCGACCCTGCGCTGAACACCGATGACGACACGCTGGACCTGACCGGCTTGAACTTCCGCCTGCGCGATCTGACACCCGATGACAATGGCAACGGTCAGAACGGTACGGTTGATCTTTACAACGACGACGGCACATCCGCGGGCTCGTTCAAATTCACCGAGATCGAGAACATCATCGGGACGGAATATGTCGGGCCGGTTGACGGTCTTGATGATAGCGAGGCCATGACCCCCGGCTACACAGATGCCCAAGGCGACCAGATCGACGGCACCGACGGGATCAACGATACGATCTTTGGCAACGGCGGCGACGACACCATCGACAGCGGTCTTGGTGACGATACGGTAGACGGCGGCGCGGGCGATGACCGGTTCACGCTGACCGACGGCATCGATAACGATGTCATCATCGGCGGCGAAACCGACGAAACTGACGGGGATGTCATCGACAGCACTGCCGTGGACGATGACCTCACCGTCACCTTCACCGCCCCCGAAGAAGGCACCCTGACCGACGGTGCCGACACCACCAAATTCACCGAGATCGAGAACCTCGAACTTGGCGGTGGGGATGACACGGTCACCGGCTCGGACGGAAATGAAAATATCCTGACCGGCGGCGGCAATGACGTTGTTGAAGCGCGCGGCGGCCATGACGTGATCGACGGGCAAGGCGGCAATGACACCATCGACGGTGGCACCGGCGACGACACGCTGACCGGCGGTCAGGGGAACGACTCCCTCGTCGGTGGTGAGGGTGACGACGTTCTGACCGGCAACAAACCCGGCGTGATTGGTGTGCCCGACACGGACGTTCCATTGGTGCCCACACCCTTTGATCAGGATCCCAACCCCAACGACGACAAGGACACGCTGATCGGCGGTGCCGGCAATGACACGATCGATGGCGGTGATGATGCCGACTATATTGACGGTGGCGACGATGATGATGTCATAGAAGGCGGCATCGATAATGACACCATCTATGGCGGCAGCGGCAACGACACCATCACCGACATTCAAGGCGCGGATAGCATCTTTGGTGGTGATGGCGACGATCTGATCAACGCAGGTATCGACACCTTCTCTGATTACGAAAATGATCAGCCGACCTTTGGTGGTAAGCCGAACCCCTTCTATGAAACCGGCGATCCGAACCAGGAGGATGGCCGTGATTACGTCGATGGCGGCAGCGGCAACGATACCATCCGTACCGGCGACGACTCAGACACGATCTATGGCGGTACAGGCCAAGATTACATCAACGCGGGAATCGACGACGATCTGGTCTACGGTGAAGATGGCGATGATGTTATCATCGGCAGCCACGGGTCGGACAGCCTGTATGGCGGTGAAGGGAACGACACCATCTACGGCGGCTTTGGCCCCGAACCGATCGCGGGCTACGAGGGCGAAGAAGTCGACGCCACCGATCCACAGCCAAACAACGGTAAGGATTATATCGAAGGTGGTGCCGGTAAAGACGTCATCTACGGCGAAGACGACGACGACACCATCTATGGCGGTGCCGACAACGACTATATCGACGGCGGTATTGATGACGACCTTCTTGACGGCGGCGATGGCGATGACACCATCGTGGGCGGGCAGGGCGACGATACAATCGTCGGGGCCGCAGGCAACGACAGCATGCGTGGCGACGCCGGTCGGGATACCTTTACCAACGTTAACGGTGGCGACACCATCGACGGTGGTGCCGGCACGGACGAAACCGACTATGACGTCATCGATCTGCGGGGATCGCTAAGCCCCGGTGGCGGCTACCGCATCGTGAACGTCACAGAGGATACGGATCCGGGCGATGATACGGACGGCGACAGCCCGAACGATGGTATCGACGGCACGATCGTCTTTACGGATGCGTCCGGCACTGAAACCGGTCGTCTCGACTTCACCAATATCGAAGAGATCATTCCCTGCTTCACGCCGGGGACCTTGATCGCTACGCCTAAAGGGGAACGTCGGGTCGAAGATTTGGTGGTGGGCGACCGTGTCATCACCCGTGACAACGGTATTCAGGAAATCCGTTGGGTCGGTGCCCGTGAGATGACCGGACAAGAGCTGGCGCATAAAGCGCATCTGTTGCCGGTTCTGATCCGTCAGGGCGCTTTGGGCAACAACCTGCCCGAGCGTGACATGCTGGTCAGCCCCAACCACCGCGTTCTGGTGGCCAACGACAAGACAGCGCTCTACTTCGAAGAGCGCGAGGTTCTGGTCGCGGCGAAACATCTGACCGGTCTGGAAGGCGTTGATATCGTTGAAACCTCTGGCACGACCTACATCCACGTGATGTTCGACCAGCACGAGGTGATCCTGTCTGACGGCACATGGACCGAAAGCTTCCAGCCGGGTGACATGAGCCTTGCAGGTGTCGGCAACGCGCAACGCAACGAGATCCTGGAGCTTTTCCCGGAACTGGCGACGCGCGAAGGGGTGGACGGCTACGTCGCCGCGCGCCGCACGCTGAAAAAGCACGAGGCGAAACTTCTGACGAAGTAA
- a CDS encoding nucleotidyltransferase family protein has protein sequence MSHDIPIILLAAGQSSRMRGRDKLLELVEGEPLLRRQARIARAATRGEVIVALPPAPHPRYALVSDMEVEALPVADAAEGMNASLRAGFSVLPTGTPAAMVLLADLPELTEDDLTTVFQAVDLKSNYTIWRGATADGKPGHPTVFAACHFDHFAQMQGDTGGKEITTQAQDQTLLILLPENRARLDLDTPEAWAAWRAAR, from the coding sequence ATGAGCCATGACATCCCCATCATCCTGCTGGCCGCGGGGCAATCCTCGCGGATGCGGGGGCGCGACAAATTGCTAGAGCTCGTGGAGGGCGAACCGCTGCTGCGCCGGCAGGCACGGATTGCGCGGGCGGCGACGCGGGGGGAGGTCATCGTAGCCCTGCCACCTGCGCCCCACCCGCGCTACGCGCTTGTGTCTGATATGGAGGTTGAAGCGCTCCCCGTTGCCGATGCGGCAGAGGGGATGAACGCCTCGCTCCGCGCGGGGTTTTCAGTGCTTCCCACCGGTACGCCTGCCGCGATGGTGCTGCTTGCCGACCTGCCGGAACTGACCGAGGATGACTTGACCACCGTCTTTCAAGCCGTTGATCTAAAATCAAATTACACGATATGGCGCGGTGCGACGGCAGATGGAAAGCCGGGTCACCCGACGGTTTTTGCCGCCTGCCATTTTGATCATTTTGCCCAGATGCAAGGTGACACCGGCGGGAAAGAGATCACCACACAGGCCCAGGACCAAACGCTGCTGATCCTCCTGCCGGAGAACCGCGCGCGACTGGACCTTGATACGCCCGAAGCATGGGCCGCATGGCGCGCCGCACGTTAA
- a CDS encoding DUF2254 domain-containing protein — translation MNLDFLLPSTLIRKGREYSRKLWVRVLIMGLLAVLSLLLSMLIERWIPQSLATYLTGSAADRLLSIIANAMLAVTTFSLSVMVTVYRSTSTQWTPRIHRLIVQDRTTQNTLAVFIGAYVYALIAIILRELGVFDDKRSFVLFVMTVIVLTVIVFSLIRWVLHLQTFGSLIDTSRQVEDQTRRTFKERLRNPCLGANPLTGDIPDSAKPFTADENGYIQHIYPEALNTVAENHGVKIYLKRNIGSFVFVNEPLMMIDRVGQPKDDEHTDETLHAGINASIIIGDLRTYDQDPRFGLIVMGEVASKALSPGVNDPGTAIDVITRIGRILSFYEDETESDRDEVLDHIYVAPLDPSDLMQDAFGALARDGCTVVEVQQRLQATLNGLMRHPDKGLRTAARTAAERHLRRALAKIDFEPDRAQLMESASQDVRDAVRDAVKRSDTEDDAPKMDNDTDTT, via the coding sequence ATGAATCTTGACTTCCTTTTGCCATCGACACTGATCCGCAAGGGCCGTGAATACAGCCGCAAGCTTTGGGTGCGGGTGCTGATCATGGGGTTGCTGGCGGTGCTGTCGCTGCTGCTGAGCATGTTGATCGAACGCTGGATACCCCAATCGCTCGCGACCTATCTGACCGGCAGTGCGGCGGACCGGTTGCTGTCGATCATCGCCAACGCGATGCTTGCAGTCACCACCTTTTCGCTTAGCGTCATGGTCACGGTATATCGCAGTACCTCGACCCAATGGACCCCGCGCATTCACCGCTTGATCGTGCAGGACCGCACCACCCAGAATACGCTGGCCGTCTTCATCGGGGCCTATGTTTATGCGCTGATCGCCATCATCCTGCGCGAACTTGGCGTGTTCGACGACAAGCGGTCTTTCGTGTTGTTCGTCATGACGGTGATCGTACTGACGGTGATCGTGTTCAGCCTGATCCGCTGGGTGCTGCATCTGCAAACCTTTGGCAGCCTGATCGATACCTCGCGTCAAGTCGAGGATCAGACGCGCCGCACCTTCAAGGAACGTCTGCGTAACCCCTGCCTCGGGGCCAACCCGCTGACGGGCGATATCCCCGACAGTGCAAAGCCGTTCACCGCGGATGAAAATGGCTATATCCAGCATATCTACCCCGAAGCGTTGAACACCGTGGCGGAAAACCACGGGGTGAAGATCTATCTCAAGCGCAACATCGGCAGCTTTGTTTTCGTCAACGAACCTTTGATGATGATCGACCGCGTGGGGCAGCCCAAGGACGATGAACACACCGATGAAACGCTGCACGCCGGGATCAATGCCAGCATCATCATCGGCGATTTGCGTACCTATGATCAGGATCCGCGCTTTGGCCTCATCGTGATGGGAGAGGTCGCGTCAAAGGCGCTGTCGCCCGGCGTAAACGACCCCGGCACCGCAATTGATGTGATCACCCGCATTGGCCGCATCCTCAGCTTTTACGAGGACGAGACCGAAAGCGACCGCGACGAGGTGCTGGACCACATCTATGTTGCACCGCTGGATCCGTCGGACCTGATGCAGGACGCTTTTGGCGCACTGGCACGGGATGGGTGTACCGTGGTCGAAGTGCAGCAGCGGCTTCAAGCGACGCTGAACGGCCTTATGCGTCACCCCGACAAAGGGCTACGCACCGCAGCGCGCACCGCCGCCGAACGTCACCTCAGACGCGCGCTTGCCAAGATCGACTTTGAACCCGACCGGGCGCAGTTGATGGAAAGCGCCAGCCAAGACGTGCGCGATGCAGTGCGTGACGCGGTAAAGCGCAGCGATACAGAGGATGACGCGCCAAAGATGGACAATGACACCGACACCACCTGA
- a CDS encoding HlyC/CorC family transporter gives MDTAPAILDGAFWISSGIILFLLVLSGFFSGSETALTAASRGKLRGQADKGSKGAERALKITEDNERLIGSVLLGNNLVNILAASLATALFTRVFGESGVALATLVMTLLVLIFAEVLPKTYAITNAETAAAAVSRPIALVVLIFSPVVSAVRFLVRGILRLFGVTIDPDSNILAVREEIAGALQIGRSEGVVEKEDRDRILGALDLRERMVEEVMLHRSGIEMIDAANDPSQILEQILESNHTRLPVYRDDPENIIGVIHAKDLLRAMYKHISGAEDDAPFKTFKIADIAMKPYFVPETSTLDEQMRQFLRRRTHFALVVDEYGSLQGLITLEDILEEIVGEITDEFDPDADHGVTKAEDGQYFVDGAMTIRDLNRATEWDLPDEEANTVAGLVIHEAQMIPTPNQVFSFHGFRFEVIARDGNRITQLKIRPL, from the coding sequence ATGGACACGGCCCCCGCAATCCTAGACGGCGCATTTTGGATCAGCAGCGGTATCATCCTGTTTCTTCTGGTGCTTTCCGGCTTCTTTTCGGGCTCGGAAACGGCGCTGACGGCGGCATCGCGGGGCAAGCTGCGGGGTCAAGCGGATAAAGGGTCCAAGGGGGCGGAACGTGCGCTCAAGATCACCGAGGATAATGAGCGGCTGATCGGCTCTGTCCTGCTGGGCAACAATCTTGTGAACATTCTTGCAGCCTCGCTTGCGACGGCGCTGTTCACGCGGGTCTTTGGCGAATCCGGTGTGGCGCTGGCGACGCTGGTGATGACGCTACTGGTCCTGATCTTTGCCGAGGTTCTGCCCAAGACCTATGCGATCACCAATGCTGAAACCGCCGCCGCCGCCGTGTCGCGGCCCATTGCGCTGGTCGTGCTGATCTTCAGCCCCGTGGTGTCGGCCGTGCGGTTCCTGGTCCGCGGCATCCTGCGCCTTTTCGGCGTGACCATCGACCCTGACAGCAACATCCTTGCCGTACGCGAGGAAATTGCAGGCGCGCTGCAAATCGGCCGCTCTGAAGGGGTGGTAGAGAAGGAAGACCGCGACCGTATTCTAGGCGCGCTCGACCTGCGCGAACGGATGGTGGAAGAGGTCATGCTCCACCGGTCAGGGATCGAGATGATCGATGCCGCCAATGACCCCTCACAGATCCTTGAGCAGATCCTTGAAAGCAACCACACACGCCTGCCCGTCTACCGCGATGACCCCGAGAACATCATCGGTGTGATCCATGCCAAGGACCTGCTGCGGGCCATGTACAAGCACATCAGCGGTGCCGAGGATGATGCGCCCTTCAAGACGTTCAAAATCGCCGATATCGCGATGAAGCCCTACTTCGTGCCCGAGACCTCTACGCTGGACGAACAGATGCGCCAGTTCCTGCGACGCCGCACCCATTTCGCGCTGGTGGTGGATGAATATGGCTCGCTGCAGGGGTTGATCACGCTCGAGGATATCCTCGAAGAAATCGTCGGCGAGATCACCGATGAATTCGATCCAGACGCGGACCACGGGGTGACCAAGGCCGAGGACGGGCAATATTTCGTCGATGGTGCCATGACGATCCGTGACCTGAACCGCGCCACGGAATGGGACTTGCCCGACGAAGAGGCCAATACCGTCGCCGGTCTGGTGATCCACGAAGCGCAGATGATCCCGACGCCCAATCAGGTGTTCTCTTTCCACGGCTTCCGGTTCGAGGTCATCGCCCGCGATGGCAACCGGATCACACAGCTGAAAATCCGCCCCCTGTAA
- a CDS encoding metallophosphoesterase family protein — MSRVNHQDLGQLNGPIVLFGGPYSNLQALDALFDRARALGVGPDRMICTGDVVAYCAHAHAVSDRMQDSGIAVVAGNCEKQLAAGAMDCGCGFEDGSACDLLSVGWYGYASAQITQAQRDWMGQVPDILSFHHAGKRYAVIHGGHHDIARFIWPVSPEDVFDAEWQAVERSIGPVDGIIAGHSGVAFERQTARGRWINAGVIGMPPNDGTPQTRFSVLDAGQVSFHRLDYDHAAAARAMVQAGLTQGYHKALETGYWPSEDVLPPELRRPALASG; from the coding sequence ATGAGCAGGGTGAACCATCAAGATTTGGGGCAATTGAACGGGCCGATTGTGCTGTTCGGCGGTCCGTATTCCAACCTGCAGGCGCTTGACGCGCTGTTTGACCGTGCGCGGGCATTAGGGGTGGGGCCGGACCGGATGATTTGCACCGGGGACGTGGTAGCCTATTGCGCCCATGCCCATGCCGTCAGCGACAGGATGCAGGACAGCGGCATCGCGGTGGTGGCGGGGAATTGTGAAAAGCAGCTTGCCGCAGGTGCGATGGACTGCGGCTGCGGATTCGAGGATGGCAGCGCCTGCGATCTGCTTTCGGTCGGCTGGTACGGCTACGCCAGCGCGCAGATCACCCAAGCGCAACGCGACTGGATGGGGCAGGTGCCGGATATCCTCAGCTTTCACCACGCCGGAAAACGCTATGCCGTGATCCACGGGGGGCACCACGATATCGCGCGGTTCATCTGGCCCGTCTCGCCCGAGGATGTGTTTGACGCGGAGTGGCAGGCGGTGGAGCGGAGCATCGGTCCGGTGGATGGGATCATCGCAGGGCACAGCGGGGTGGCTTTTGAACGGCAGACGGCGCGGGGGAGGTGGATCAATGCCGGTGTCATCGGCATGCCGCCCAACGACGGCACGCCGCAGACCCGTTTTTCGGTGCTTGATGCGGGGCAGGTGTCGTTTCACCGGCTTGACTATGACCATGCCGCCGCCGCCCGCGCGATGGTGCAGGCGGGGCTGACCCAAGGCTACCACAAGGCGCTAGAGACCGGCTATTGGCCGTCAGAGGATGTCTTGCCGCCGGAGTTGCGCCGGCCCGCCTTGGCCAGCGGATGA